A region of Allocoleopsis franciscana PCC 7113 DNA encodes the following proteins:
- a CDS encoding ferritin-like domain-containing protein yields the protein MTVAYPRKFNNSMSARDIMRNVVRDREIHLITLNRYRFNEQHSCIDLTDVIEKLDGKPVQLVRDLSHHVCDEARHAVWLTDLLVELGADIGTPPGVSYIGEFERLLDQDKYQQENQKEDAIIAALAAINVTEKRGCEYFSGHIQALKEAPQTEENIKIRETIEQIFPEEAGHVRWGNRWLAQIAKKSPEHREKVEQAKRKYIAIEQAAFESGMDIMAGAELRRMNHLLEIANTMPVWERPQYLMERLPQTLIAPELQMTRITAAQRAWNRDPQAFMEKFVPMFLSGLNRTQHQKKKVTA from the coding sequence ATGACAGTTGCTTATCCCCGCAAATTCAACAATTCGATGAGTGCGCGTGACATCATGAGAAACGTGGTGCGCGATCGCGAAATTCACCTGATCACCCTCAACCGCTACCGATTCAACGAGCAACATAGCTGCATAGACCTCACTGATGTCATTGAAAAACTCGATGGTAAGCCGGTGCAATTGGTGCGCGACTTGTCTCATCATGTGTGTGACGAAGCGCGTCATGCTGTGTGGTTAACCGATCTGCTGGTGGAGTTGGGCGCAGACATCGGCACACCGCCTGGAGTGTCATATATTGGCGAATTTGAGCGACTCCTAGACCAAGATAAATATCAGCAAGAAAATCAAAAGGAAGACGCTATCATTGCAGCGTTGGCAGCCATTAATGTCACCGAAAAGCGGGGTTGTGAGTATTTTTCGGGTCACATTCAGGCGTTGAAAGAAGCACCGCAAACTGAGGAAAACATCAAAATCAGGGAAACCATCGAGCAGATTTTCCCAGAAGAAGCCGGTCATGTGCGCTGGGGAAACCGTTGGTTAGCCCAAATCGCCAAGAAAAGCCCAGAACACAGAGAAAAGGTGGAACAAGCAAAGCGCAAGTATATTGCCATTGAACAGGCCGCTTTTGAATCGGGCATGGATATTATGGCAGGTGCCGAACTGCGGCGGATGAACCATCTCCTGGAAATTGCTAACACCATGCCAGTTTGGGAGCGTCCCCAATACTTAATGGAACGCCTACCCCAAACCTTGATAGCTCCAGAGCTACAGATGACTCGAATTACAGCAGCACAGCGAGCTTGGAATCGCGATCCACAGGCGTTTATGGAGAAGTTTGTGCCGATGTTCTTGAGCGGCTTGAATCGCACGCAGCATCAGAAGAAGAAGGTAACTGCGTAA